A single region of the Gossypium arboreum isolate Shixiya-1 chromosome 12, ASM2569848v2, whole genome shotgun sequence genome encodes:
- the LOC108477517 gene encoding uncharacterized protein LOC108477517 translates to MGQSERFLVLLQDCSLAPIVGELTRVQAIGQGRVQSVRGGKQPLRGGQQPPRGRGQARGGNKFGRGRKAPSRVAGNTEVRQPALVYAARHREDGDALDVITDLMELPFGEFDIILGMDWLVKHHVKLDCDAKRMVLKSTEDEEMMAEKLVCKGYEAFLAYVSIFDSNGPSVGDVRIVKDFLDLKVKKADVYKTAVRSRYGYYEFLGMPFGLTNAPSALMDLMNRLFQSYLDRFVVVFIGDILVYSRIDEEHDAHLCIVLQVLREKQLYAKFNKCEFWLQELTFLGHVVSAEGIRVDLWKIEAIVESKPPKTISEIRSFLGLAAYYRRFIERFSLIAAPLTKLLRRGLPFN, encoded by the exons ATGGGCCAATCTGAGCGATTCCTGGTATTGTTGCAAGACTGCAGCCTTGCACCAATCGTGGGAGAGCTCACCAGG GTGCAAGCTATAGGACAGGGTCGTGTTCAGTCTGTGAGAGGTGGTAAGCAGCCACTGAGAGGCggtcagcagccaccgagaggccggggtcaggccagaggtggaaacaAATTTGGTCGAGGTCGGAAAGCTCCAAGTAGAGTTGCTGGAAACACTGAGGTGAGACAGCCAGCCTTGGTCTATGCTGCTCGTCACCGAGAGGATGGGGATGCccttgacgtcataactg ATTTGATGGAACTGCCGTTtggggaatttgatattatattgggcatggattggctagtgaAACACCATGTGAAATTGGATTGTGATGCTAAGCGTATGGTGTTGAAGTCTACAGAGGATGAGGAGATGATG GCTGAAAAGCTAGTTTGCAAAGGTTACGAGGCGTTCCTAGCTTATGTTAGTATTTTTGACTCTAATGGTCCTTCTGTGGGAGATGTCAGAATTGTCAAAGACTTTttagat CTAAAGGTTAAGAAGGCTGACGTGTATAAGACTGCGGTTAGAAGTCGTTATGGTTATTACGAGTTCCTGgggatgccgtttgggttgacgaatgcaccatCAGCATTGATGGATCTAATGAACCGATTATTCCAAtcctatttggatcggttcgtagttgtgtttataggtGACATCTTGGTGTATTCAAGAATCGATGAGGAGCATGATGCACATCTTTGTATTGTTTTGCAAGTTTTGAGGGAAAAGCAGCTTTATGcaaagttcaacaagtgtgaattctggctgcAAGAAttgacatttctgggacatgtagtgTCGGCAGAGGGAATTAGGGTGGATCTTTGGAAAATTGAAGCTATAGTGGAATCGAAACCACCGAAGACGATATCTGAGAttcgaagctttctgggtttgGCTGCGTATTACAGACGTTTTATTGAAAGAttttcattgattgctgcacctctaaCTAAGTTACTGCGTAGAGGGCTACCGTTTAATTGA